From Klebsiella electrica, the proteins below share one genomic window:
- the yfcD gene encoding NUDIX hydrolase YfcD, producing the protein MAEQNDLASTEWVDIVNENNEVIAQSSRGQMRAQCLRHRATYIVVHDGMGKILVQRRTEIKDFQPGMLDATAGGVVQADEQLLDSARREAEEELGIAGVPFADHGQFYYEDKHCRVWGSLFSCVSHGPFALQEEEVSEVCWLTPEEITARCDEFTPDSLKALALWMTRNANNDQVKTEKQDEAE; encoded by the coding sequence ATGGCGGAACAGAACGATTTGGCAAGCACAGAATGGGTAGACATTGTTAATGAAAACAATGAGGTGATAGCGCAGTCCAGCCGCGGGCAAATGCGTGCGCAGTGCCTGCGTCATCGGGCAACCTATATTGTTGTTCATGATGGGATGGGCAAAATCCTGGTGCAGCGCCGTACCGAGATAAAAGATTTCCAGCCCGGTATGCTCGACGCCACAGCGGGTGGTGTGGTGCAGGCCGATGAGCAACTGCTGGACTCAGCGCGCCGCGAAGCGGAAGAAGAGCTGGGGATTGCCGGGGTGCCGTTTGCTGACCATGGTCAGTTTTATTATGAAGATAAACACTGTCGCGTCTGGGGAAGCCTGTTTAGCTGTGTGTCGCACGGCCCCTTTGCCTTGCAGGAAGAGGAAGTGAGCGAAGTGTGCTGGCTGACGCCGGAAGAGATTACCGCCCGCTGCGATGAATTCACCCCGGATTCATTAAAAGCGCTGGCGCTGTGGATGACCCGCAACGCCAACAACGATCAGGTGAAAACCGAAAAGCAGGACGAAGCTGAATAG
- a CDS encoding PTS sugar transporter subunit IIA, whose product MLKNWIYDTTITLKDSVENWPQALELCAKPLLDLQVISPEYVTAIVEQHRTLGPYYVLAPGLAMPHARPEEGAKGLGLSLLKLKKGVSFAAGEFDPVDVIIMLAAPDKHSHIDMLATLAELFSSDEDMAELHQANTLEEIKKIIDRY is encoded by the coding sequence GTGCTCAAAAACTGGATATATGATACGACCATCACCCTTAAGGATAGCGTTGAGAACTGGCCGCAGGCGCTGGAGCTGTGTGCGAAACCGCTGCTGGATCTGCAGGTGATTTCGCCGGAATACGTTACGGCAATCGTTGAACAACACCGCACATTGGGACCTTATTATGTGCTGGCACCAGGGCTGGCAATGCCGCACGCTCGGCCGGAAGAGGGGGCCAAAGGGCTGGGGCTATCGTTATTAAAACTGAAGAAGGGAGTCTCTTTTGCTGCCGGAGAATTCGATCCCGTGGATGTCATTATTATGCTCGCGGCTCCGGACAAACATAGTCATATCGACATGCTCGCCACACTGGCTGAATTATTTTCCAGTGATGAGGATATGGCTGAATTACATCAGGCAAATACCCTGGAGGAGATAAAAAAGATTATCGACCGCTACTGA
- the pta gene encoding phosphate acetyltransferase, producing MSRIIMLIPTGTSVGLTSVSLGVIRAMERKGVRLSVFKPIAQPRAGGDAPDQTTTIVRANSSLPAAEPLKMSHVESLLSGDQKDVLMEEIIANYHAATQDAEVVLVEGLVPTRKHQFAQSLNFEIAKTLNAEIVFVMSQGTDTQEQLNERIELTRNSFGGAKNTNITGVIVNKLNAPVDEQGRTRPDLSEIFDDSSKAKVVKIDPAQLQNGSTLPVLGAVPWSFDLIATRAIDMARHLNATIINEGDINTRRVKSVTFCARSIPHMLEHFRAGSLLVTSADRPDVLVAACLAAMNGVEIGALLLTGAYEMDPRVSKLCERAFATGLPVFMVNTNTWQTSLSLQSFNLEVPVDDHERIEKVQEYVASYINADWIESLTATSERSRRLSPPAFRYQLTELARKAGKRVVLPEGDEPRTVKAAAICAERGIATCVLLGNPDEINRVAAAQGVELGAGIEIVDPEVVRESYVARLVELRKSKGMTEAVAREQLEDNVVLGTLMLEQDEVDGLVSGAVHTTANTIRPPLQLIKTAPGSSLVSSVFFMLLPEQVYVYGDCAINPDPTAEQLAEIAIQSADSAIAFGIEPRVAMLSYSTGNSGAGSDVEKVREATRLAQEKRPDLMIDGPLQYDAAVMADVAKSKAPNSPVAGRATVFIFPDLNTGNTTYKAVQRSADLISIGPMLQGMRKPVNDLSRGALVDDIVYTIALTAIQSSQQQ from the coding sequence GTGTCCCGTATAATCATGCTGATCCCTACCGGAACCAGCGTTGGCCTGACCAGCGTCAGCCTCGGTGTTATCCGTGCAATGGAACGCAAAGGCGTTCGTCTGAGCGTCTTTAAACCTATCGCCCAACCGCGTGCAGGCGGCGATGCGCCGGACCAGACGACCACCATCGTTCGTGCTAATTCAAGCCTTCCGGCCGCTGAGCCGCTGAAGATGAGCCACGTCGAGTCGCTGCTGTCTGGCGACCAGAAAGACGTGCTGATGGAAGAGATTATCGCCAACTATCACGCCGCGACTCAGGATGCTGAAGTGGTGCTGGTAGAAGGTCTGGTCCCGACCCGTAAACACCAGTTTGCTCAGTCTCTGAACTTCGAAATCGCTAAAACGCTGAACGCGGAAATCGTCTTCGTGATGTCTCAGGGTACCGACACCCAGGAACAGCTGAACGAACGTATCGAGCTGACCCGCAACAGCTTCGGCGGCGCGAAAAACACCAACATTACCGGTGTTATCGTCAACAAACTGAACGCACCGGTCGACGAACAGGGGCGTACCCGTCCCGATCTGTCGGAAATCTTCGATGACTCTTCCAAAGCGAAAGTCGTGAAGATCGATCCGGCTCAGCTGCAGAATGGCAGCACTCTGCCGGTTCTGGGCGCGGTGCCGTGGAGCTTCGATCTGATTGCAACGCGTGCTATCGATATGGCACGCCACCTGAATGCTACCATCATCAATGAAGGTGACATCAACACCCGCCGCGTGAAGTCTGTCACCTTCTGCGCGCGCAGCATCCCGCACATGCTGGAGCATTTCCGTGCAGGTTCCCTGCTGGTGACTTCCGCAGACCGTCCTGATGTTCTGGTCGCTGCCTGCCTCGCCGCCATGAACGGCGTTGAAATCGGCGCGCTACTGCTGACCGGAGCTTACGAAATGGACCCGCGCGTCAGCAAGCTGTGCGAACGTGCATTCGCGACCGGCCTGCCGGTCTTTATGGTGAACACCAACACCTGGCAGACCTCCCTGAGCCTGCAGAGCTTCAACCTGGAAGTTCCGGTTGACGATCACGAGCGCATTGAGAAAGTTCAGGAATACGTCGCCAGCTACATCAACGCTGACTGGATCGAGTCTCTGACCGCGACCTCCGAACGTAGCCGCCGTCTGTCTCCACCAGCCTTCCGCTACCAGTTGACCGAGCTGGCGCGCAAAGCCGGTAAACGCGTTGTTCTGCCGGAAGGTGACGAGCCGCGTACCGTTAAAGCCGCGGCGATCTGCGCAGAGCGTGGTATTGCGACCTGTGTCCTGCTGGGTAACCCGGATGAGATCAACCGCGTTGCTGCCGCGCAAGGCGTCGAGCTGGGTGCGGGTATCGAAATTGTCGATCCGGAAGTGGTGCGCGAAAGCTATGTCGCTCGTCTGGTCGAACTGCGTAAGAGCAAAGGGATGACCGAAGCGGTTGCCCGTGAGCAGCTGGAAGACAACGTGGTTCTCGGTACGCTGATGCTGGAACAAGACGAAGTCGACGGCCTGGTTTCCGGCGCGGTTCACACCACCGCCAACACCATCCGTCCGCCGCTGCAGTTGATCAAAACGGCACCGGGTAGCTCTCTGGTTTCTTCCGTGTTCTTCATGCTGTTGCCGGAACAGGTTTACGTTTACGGCGACTGCGCAATCAACCCGGATCCGACCGCAGAACAGCTGGCTGAAATCGCGATTCAGTCCGCCGATTCCGCCATTGCTTTCGGTATTGAGCCGCGCGTAGCGATGCTCTCCTACTCCACCGGTAATTCTGGTGCCGGTAGCGACGTCGAGAAAGTTCGTGAAGCGACTCGTCTGGCGCAGGAAAAACGTCCTGACCTGATGATCGACGGCCCGCTGCAGTACGACGCAGCGGTTATGGCTGACGTAGCGAAATCCAAAGCGCCAAACTCGCCGGTTGCAGGTCGCGCTACCGTGTTCATCTTCCCGGATCTGAACACCGGTAACACCACTTACAAAGCCGTACAGCGTTCTGCTGACCTGATCTCCATCGGGCCAATGCTGCAGGGTATGCGTAAGCCGGTCAACGACCTGTCTCGTGGCGCGCTGGTAGACGATATCGTCTACACCATCGCTCTGACCGCGATTCAGTCTTCACAGCAGCAGTAA
- a CDS encoding PTS sugar transporter subunit IIB produces the protein MKIMAICGSGLGSSFMVEMNIKKVLKKLGIEAEVEHSDLSSATPGAADLFVMAKDIAASASVPENQLVVINNIIDINELETQLRTWFDRK, from the coding sequence ATGAAAATTATGGCTATTTGCGGTTCCGGCCTGGGGAGCAGTTTCATGGTCGAGATGAATATTAAAAAAGTGCTCAAAAAACTGGGTATCGAGGCCGAAGTTGAACACTCCGATCTCTCATCCGCCACGCCCGGTGCGGCCGATCTTTTTGTCATGGCGAAAGATATTGCGGCCAGCGCCAGCGTGCCGGAAAACCAGCTGGTGGTGATCAACAACATCATTGATATCAACGAACTTGAAACGCAACTGCGTACCTGGTTCGACAGAAAATAA
- a CDS encoding transketolase family protein, producing MIKVIPAGQKDAIEMRKVYAGFVAKQIEAGSPIIALEADLMSSMAMDGVARDYPQHVINCGIMEANVIGTAAGLSLTGRKPFVHTFTAFASRRCFDQLFMSLDYQRNNVKVIASDAGVTACHNGGTHMSFEDMGIVRGLAHSVVLEVTDAVMFEDILRQLVDLDGFYWVRTIRKQAQSVYAPGSTFTIGKGNVLREGTDITLIANGIMVAEALEAARQLEQEGGSAAVIDMFTLKPIDRMLVKNYAEKTRRIVTCENHSIHNGLGSAVAEVLAETCPVPMRRVGVKERYGQVGTQDYLQKEYGLTAHDIVSAARELL from the coding sequence ATGATTAAGGTTATACCGGCAGGGCAAAAAGATGCGATAGAGATGCGTAAGGTATACGCCGGGTTTGTTGCTAAACAGATTGAAGCGGGAAGTCCGATTATTGCGCTCGAAGCGGATCTGATGAGCTCTATGGCGATGGACGGCGTGGCGCGGGATTACCCACAGCATGTTATTAACTGCGGCATCATGGAGGCGAACGTCATCGGCACGGCGGCGGGGCTGTCGCTCACCGGGCGCAAGCCATTCGTCCACACCTTTACCGCTTTTGCCAGCCGTCGCTGTTTTGACCAGCTGTTTATGTCTCTGGACTACCAGCGTAACAACGTGAAGGTGATCGCTTCCGATGCGGGGGTCACGGCCTGTCATAACGGCGGGACGCATATGTCGTTTGAGGATATGGGGATCGTACGTGGCCTGGCGCATTCGGTGGTGCTGGAAGTGACTGATGCGGTGATGTTTGAAGATATACTGCGCCAGCTTGTCGATCTCGACGGCTTTTATTGGGTACGCACCATCCGCAAACAGGCACAGAGCGTTTATGCCCCTGGCTCAACCTTTACCATCGGCAAGGGCAACGTGTTGCGTGAAGGCACAGATATCACCCTGATTGCCAACGGTATTATGGTGGCAGAGGCGCTGGAAGCGGCGCGACAGCTTGAGCAGGAGGGGGGGAGCGCGGCGGTCATTGATATGTTTACCCTCAAGCCAATCGACAGAATGCTGGTGAAAAACTATGCCGAGAAAACCAGACGCATTGTGACCTGTGAAAACCACAGTATCCATAACGGACTTGGATCGGCGGTGGCGGAGGTGCTGGCCGAGACCTGCCCGGTACCGATGCGTCGTGTGGGGGTGAAGGAGCGTTATGGTCAGGTTGGGACGCAGGATTATCTGCAGAAGGAGTATGGCCTGACTGCGCATGACATTGTGTCAGCGGCGCGCGAGTTGCTGTAA
- the ackA gene encoding acetate kinase: MSSKLVLVLNCGSSSLKFAILDAVNGDEYLSGLAECFHLPEARIKWKMDGSKHEADLGAGAAHSEALNFIVNTILAQKPELSAQLTAIGHRIVHGGEKYTSSVVIDDSVIQGIKDSASFAPLHNPAHLIGIAEALKSFPHLKEKNVAVFDTAFHQTMPEESYLYALPYSLYKEHGVRRYGAHGTSHFYVTQEAAKVLNKPVEELNIITCHLGNGGSVSAIRNGKCVDTSMGLTPLEGLVMGTRSGDIDPAIIFHLHDSLGMSVDAINKMLTKESGLLGLTEVTSDCRYVEDNYTDKADAKRAMDVYCHRLAKYIGSYTALMDGRLDAVIFTGGIGENAAMVRELSLGKLGVLGFEVDHERNLAARFGKSGFINKEGTRPALVIPTNEELVIAQDANRLTA; encoded by the coding sequence ATGTCGAGTAAGTTAGTACTGGTTCTGAACTGCGGTAGCTCCTCACTGAAATTTGCTATCCTTGATGCCGTCAACGGTGACGAATATCTGTCTGGTTTAGCTGAATGTTTCCATCTTCCTGAAGCGCGTATTAAGTGGAAAATGGACGGCAGCAAACACGAAGCAGATTTAGGCGCTGGCGCCGCTCACAGTGAAGCGCTTAACTTTATCGTTAACACTATTCTGGCACAAAAACCAGAACTGTCTGCTCAGCTGACCGCAATCGGCCACCGTATCGTTCACGGCGGTGAAAAATACACCAGTTCCGTGGTCATTGATGATTCCGTTATCCAGGGCATCAAAGATTCCGCCTCTTTCGCTCCGCTGCACAACCCGGCTCACCTGATCGGTATTGCTGAAGCGCTGAAATCATTCCCGCATCTGAAAGAGAAGAACGTAGCCGTGTTCGACACCGCGTTCCATCAGACTATGCCGGAAGAATCCTATCTGTATGCCCTGCCGTACAGCCTGTACAAAGAGCACGGCGTACGTCGCTACGGCGCGCACGGCACCAGCCACTTCTACGTGACTCAGGAAGCGGCTAAGGTCCTGAACAAACCGGTTGAAGAGCTGAACATCATCACCTGCCATCTGGGCAACGGTGGTTCTGTTTCCGCTATCCGCAACGGTAAATGCGTTGACACCTCAATGGGGCTGACCCCGCTGGAAGGTCTGGTCATGGGGACTCGCTCTGGCGACATCGACCCGGCTATCATCTTCCACCTGCACGACTCCCTGGGCATGAGCGTTGATGCTATCAACAAAATGCTGACCAAAGAGTCTGGCCTGCTGGGCCTGACCGAAGTCACCAGCGACTGTCGTTATGTTGAAGACAACTACACCGATAAAGCCGATGCTAAACGTGCAATGGACGTTTACTGCCATCGTCTGGCCAAGTACATCGGTTCCTACACCGCGCTGATGGACGGTCGTCTGGATGCCGTTATCTTCACCGGCGGTATCGGTGAAAACGCCGCCATGGTTCGTGAACTGTCTCTGGGCAAACTGGGCGTGCTGGGCTTCGAAGTTGATCACGAGCGTAACCTGGCTGCCCGTTTCGGCAAGTCTGGCTTCATCAACAAAGAAGGCACCCGCCCGGCTCTGGTCATCCCGACCAACGAAGAGCTGGTTATCGCGCAAGACGCCAATCGTCTGACTGCCTGA
- a CDS encoding PTS ascorbate transporter subunit IIC yields MFILETLNFVVDILKVPSILVGLIALIGLVAQKKAFSDVVKGTIKTILGFIVLGGGATVLVGSLNPLGGMFEHAFNIQGIIPNNEAIVSIALEKYGASTALIMAFGMVANIIVARFTRLKYIFLTGHHTFYMACMIGVILTVAGFEGIGLVFTGSLILGLIMAFFPAIAQRYMKRITGNDDIAFGHFGTLGYVISGWIGSKFGKGSRSTEEMNLPKNLSFLRDSSISISLTMMIIYLIMAVSAGREYVEATFSGGQNYLVYAIIMAITFAAGVFIILQGVRLILAEIVPAFTGFSEKLVPNARPALDCPVVYPYAPNAVLIGFLFSFLGGLVGLFICGQFSWVLILPGVVPHFFTGATAGVFGNATGGRRGAMIGAFANGLLITFLPVLLLPVLGAIGFANTTFSDTDFGAVGIVLGNLARFLSPLAITGLVVALFALLVAYNVFAKNKSAGGNSQENTGAKS; encoded by the coding sequence ATGTTTATCCTTGAAACGCTGAATTTCGTTGTTGATATTTTAAAAGTCCCATCAATACTCGTGGGTTTAATTGCCTTAATCGGTCTGGTGGCGCAGAAAAAGGCTTTTTCGGATGTTGTTAAAGGCACGATTAAAACCATTCTCGGTTTTATTGTGCTGGGCGGTGGCGCCACGGTACTGGTGGGGTCATTAAATCCGTTAGGTGGAATGTTTGAACATGCATTTAATATTCAGGGCATCATTCCAAATAATGAAGCGATTGTCTCGATTGCGCTGGAGAAATATGGTGCATCTACTGCACTGATTATGGCGTTCGGGATGGTGGCGAATATTATTGTTGCCCGTTTTACCCGTCTGAAATACATCTTCCTGACGGGGCATCATACGTTCTACATGGCATGCATGATTGGCGTGATCCTGACGGTAGCCGGTTTTGAGGGCATTGGCCTGGTCTTTACCGGCTCGCTGATCCTCGGTCTGATTATGGCCTTTTTCCCGGCCATTGCGCAGCGTTATATGAAACGTATTACCGGCAATGATGACATCGCTTTCGGGCATTTCGGTACTTTAGGTTACGTGATCTCGGGCTGGATTGGCAGCAAGTTCGGAAAAGGCTCCCGCTCTACCGAAGAGATGAACCTGCCGAAGAATTTAAGCTTCCTGCGCGACAGTTCTATCTCAATCTCGCTGACCATGATGATTATCTACCTGATCATGGCGGTTAGCGCCGGACGTGAGTATGTAGAGGCGACCTTTAGCGGCGGCCAGAACTACCTCGTGTACGCCATTATCATGGCGATTACCTTCGCGGCAGGGGTGTTTATTATCCTGCAGGGCGTGCGCCTGATTCTGGCGGAGATCGTTCCGGCCTTTACCGGCTTTTCAGAAAAACTGGTGCCTAATGCGCGTCCTGCGCTGGACTGCCCGGTGGTCTACCCCTATGCGCCAAACGCGGTGTTGATTGGCTTCCTGTTCAGCTTCCTGGGCGGCCTGGTGGGGCTGTTCATCTGCGGTCAGTTTAGCTGGGTGCTGATCCTGCCGGGCGTGGTGCCGCACTTCTTTACCGGCGCGACGGCGGGCGTGTTTGGAAACGCTACCGGCGGACGCCGCGGCGCGATGATTGGCGCGTTTGCCAATGGTTTGCTGATCACTTTCCTGCCGGTGCTGCTGTTGCCGGTGCTGGGCGCCATTGGCTTTGCTAACACCACCTTCTCCGACACCGATTTCGGCGCGGTCGGGATTGTGTTGGGCAACCTGGCGCGCTTCCTGTCGCCACTGGCCATCACCGGGCTTGTTGTGGCGTTGTTCGCGCTGCTGGTGGCGTACAACGTGTTCGCTAAAAACAAATCTGCGGGCGGTAATTCACAGGAAAACACCGGAGCCAAATCATGA
- the yfcE gene encoding phosphodiesterase, producing the protein MKLMFASDIHGSLPATERVLERFAQSGAQWLIILGDVLNHGPRNALPEGYAPADVAVKLNGVAQRVIAVRGNCDSEVDQMLLEFPMTAPWQQVLSERTRLFLTHGHLYSPEKMPPLAAGDVLVYGHTHIPVAEKRGDIFLFNPGSVSIPKGGFPASYGLLEGDRLQVLALDDHQVIAEVAINP; encoded by the coding sequence ATGAAGCTGATGTTTGCATCGGATATTCATGGTTCCCTGCCCGCTACTGAACGCGTTCTGGAACGGTTCGCGCAAAGTGGGGCGCAGTGGCTGATTATTCTTGGCGATGTGTTGAACCATGGGCCGCGTAATGCGTTACCCGAAGGGTATGCGCCAGCGGATGTCGCCGTGAAGCTCAACGGCGTCGCGCAGCGCGTGATTGCCGTTCGCGGCAACTGTGACAGCGAAGTCGATCAGATGCTGCTGGAGTTCCCCATGACTGCGCCCTGGCAGCAGGTGCTGAGCGAACGCACCCGCCTGTTTCTGACCCACGGGCATCTGTACAGCCCCGAAAAAATGCCGCCTCTCGCCGCTGGCGATGTGCTGGTTTATGGTCATACTCATATTCCGGTAGCCGAGAAGCGCGGCGATATTTTCCTCTTCAACCCTGGCTCGGTCAGTATTCCCAAAGGGGGATTTCCCGCCAGCTATGGCCTCCTGGAAGGGGACCGATTACAGGTTTTAGCACTTGATGATCATCAGGTTATTGCAGAGGTGGCAATTAACCCGTAA
- the yfbV gene encoding terminus macrodomain insulation protein YfbV encodes MSTPDNRPVSFFSLFRRGQHYAKTWPLDKRLAPVFIENRIIRATRYAIRIMPPIAVFTLCWQIALGGQLGPAVATALFALSLPMQGLWWLGKRSVTPLPPSILNWFYEVRGKLQEAGQALAPVDGKPDYQALADTLKRAFKQLDKTFLDDL; translated from the coding sequence ATGTCGACCCCCGATAATCGTCCCGTCAGCTTCTTTAGCTTGTTCCGTCGCGGGCAGCACTACGCAAAGACCTGGCCTTTGGACAAACGCCTCGCTCCGGTATTTATTGAAAACCGCATTATTCGCGCAACCCGTTACGCTATCCGCATCATGCCGCCGATCGCGGTCTTTACGCTGTGCTGGCAAATCGCGCTGGGTGGGCAACTGGGGCCGGCGGTGGCGACCGCGCTGTTTGCCTTGAGTTTGCCGATGCAGGGATTATGGTGGCTGGGTAAGCGTTCGGTGACGCCACTGCCGCCGTCGATACTGAACTGGTTTTATGAAGTGCGCGGCAAATTGCAGGAGGCGGGACAGGCGCTGGCGCCGGTCGATGGCAAGCCGGATTATCAGGCCTTAGCTGACACGCTTAAGCGCGCCTTCAAACAACTGGATAAAACTTTCCTTGATGATTTGTAA
- a CDS encoding LacI family DNA-binding transcriptional regulator: MSLTRKRRSTGKVTLADVAQLAGVGTMTVSRALRTPEQVSDKLREKIEAAVQELGYMPNLAASALASASSWTIAMVVPNLSEAGCSEMFAGLQQVLQPAGYQIMLAESQHRLEQEEKLLETLLASNIAAAILLSVEHSDTVRHWLKNASIPVMEMGAMRADPIDMNIGIDNVAAMYELTEMLIKRGYQNIGLLCANQEQWIFQQHLQGWYKAMLRHHLSPNRVINAALPPSFSTGASQLPEFLLAWPELDALVCVSDELACGVLYECQRRRIKVPDDLAVVGFGNHDVSRVCQPPLTTMTVPHHKIGIEAGRALLARLNDGNWSDQKTIVSSLCLRDSC, encoded by the coding sequence ATGTCTCTAACCCGAAAACGGCGTAGTACCGGTAAAGTAACACTTGCCGATGTCGCACAGCTTGCCGGCGTGGGCACGATGACCGTGTCCCGGGCACTCCGCACGCCGGAGCAGGTTTCCGATAAACTGCGTGAAAAAATTGAAGCCGCGGTGCAAGAGCTGGGATATATGCCCAACCTCGCCGCCAGCGCGCTGGCCTCGGCCTCCTCATGGACGATTGCCATGGTCGTCCCCAATCTTTCCGAAGCGGGTTGCTCGGAAATGTTTGCCGGACTTCAGCAGGTGCTTCAACCTGCCGGATACCAGATCATGCTGGCGGAATCGCAGCATCGTCTTGAACAAGAAGAAAAATTACTCGAAACGCTGCTGGCATCAAACATTGCGGCGGCGATTTTGCTCAGCGTCGAACACTCTGATACCGTCCGTCACTGGTTGAAGAATGCCTCTATTCCGGTGATGGAGATGGGTGCGATGCGTGCCGATCCTATTGATATGAATATCGGAATAGATAATGTCGCCGCCATGTATGAGCTAACGGAAATGTTAATCAAGCGTGGCTACCAGAACATCGGCCTGCTGTGCGCTAACCAGGAACAGTGGATTTTTCAGCAACACCTGCAGGGCTGGTATAAAGCGATGCTACGCCATCATCTCTCACCGAATCGGGTGATTAATGCCGCCCTGCCGCCCAGTTTCTCTACCGGTGCTTCGCAATTGCCGGAGTTTTTACTCGCCTGGCCTGAGCTGGACGCTCTGGTCTGTGTTTCAGATGAGCTGGCCTGCGGAGTATTGTATGAATGCCAGCGTCGGCGTATCAAAGTACCTGACGATCTGGCCGTTGTTGGATTTGGCAACCATGATGTGAGCCGGGTTTGCCAGCCCCCATTAACAACAATGACGGTGCCACACCATAAGATCGGCATTGAGGCCGGGAGAGCTCTGCTTGCGCGCCTTAATGACGGAAACTGGAGCGATCAAAAAACGATCGTCTCCAGTTTGTGCCTGCGGGATAGCTGCTAA
- a CDS encoding transketolase, giving the protein MNVNEITHLAREIRVETLKSLTRLGFGHYGGSMSVVETLAVLYGAVMKIDPADPDWPERDYFVLSKGHAGPALYSTLAIKGYFPMEELSTLNQNGTRLPSHPDRLKTRGVDATTGSLGQGISIAGGMALSHKLAGRPNRVFCIVGDGELNEGQCWEAFQFIAHHRLNNLTVFVDWNKQQLDGTLDDIICAFNLEEKFRAFGFDVVTVKGDDVPGLLAVVQPVLASDARPRVVILDSIKGQGVPYLEQLSNSHHLRLTEESKAALNETIRQLEASHD; this is encoded by the coding sequence ATGAATGTGAATGAGATAACCCATCTGGCGCGTGAGATCCGCGTCGAGACCCTGAAGTCACTGACCCGGCTGGGTTTTGGTCACTACGGTGGCAGTATGTCGGTCGTTGAAACGCTGGCGGTTTTATACGGTGCGGTAATGAAAATTGACCCCGCCGATCCGGACTGGCCGGAGCGAGACTACTTTGTCCTGTCAAAAGGGCACGCTGGCCCGGCGCTGTACAGTACGCTCGCGATCAAAGGTTACTTCCCGATGGAAGAGTTGAGCACGCTGAATCAGAACGGTACACGCTTGCCAAGTCATCCGGATCGTCTGAAAACGCGTGGCGTGGATGCCACCACGGGTTCGCTGGGACAGGGGATCTCAATTGCAGGCGGAATGGCGCTGTCGCATAAGCTGGCAGGTCGACCCAACCGGGTTTTCTGCATTGTCGGCGATGGCGAGCTGAACGAAGGGCAGTGCTGGGAAGCCTTTCAGTTTATTGCCCACCATCGCCTGAATAACCTGACGGTCTTTGTTGACTGGAATAAGCAACAGCTGGACGGCACACTGGACGACATCATCTGTGCCTTCAACCTGGAAGAGAAGTTCCGCGCCTTTGGTTTTGATGTCGTTACCGTGAAAGGGGACGATGTTCCTGGGCTGCTGGCGGTGGTACAGCCGGTTCTGGCTAGCGATGCCCGCCCACGGGTGGTGATTCTTGACAGCATTAAAGGTCAGGGTGTGCCGTATCTTGAGCAGCTCAGCAATTCGCACCATCTGCGACTGACGGAGGAGAGCAAAGCCGCGCTCAACGAGACGATTCGTCAACTGGAGGCCTCACATGATTAA